Below is a genomic region from Rosa chinensis cultivar Old Blush chromosome 5, RchiOBHm-V2, whole genome shotgun sequence.
ACATTAGAGAGAGGAATTTGCAGGGGCCCGACAAAGAGCATAACGGAGAGGCTATCGGCGGCGGACGACCTCCACTGCCCTCGCACCCTGCAACCCACCATCATCAATCCCTCTCAGCGTCAGGGGTCCTCCTCCTTTTCTCGAATTTCAAACTTTCAAGTGCGAGTTCAACTTTCCGGCGAATCTATCACACTTGGATTTCCGATAAGTTCTGGTAATGTTCGAATCTACCACTTCCACCACTGCTCCGCCGCCCAAAACCCTTCTCCCCATCGTTGCAGATCTTCGCGAGAGTTCTTGATCTGGGTTTCAAGAAAAAAGAGTCTCTCTTGTGAGAAACATGTTTGATTTGTGAAAAATTCGATCTTTTCTGCTATGTGGGTTTGGTTTAtagtgtttgtttggtttttgctATGTGGGTTTTCTGTTGGGAGGTTTGTGGTGCAGTTCAACGACGGAGGTCTAGAAGTGGGACGGCGGAGGTGGAGGAAATCGATAgcagaggtggaggtggagaagGGGACTGTGGTGATTGAATAAAGGAGAGGGAAGGATTTTGGTGAGAGATTCCGGAGTTGGAGTTGTCGGCTTGGGGATAGATCCGGGGAGGTGTAGAGCGGGTTTTCGAAGGGGTCGCGGGCGTCGGATCACATGGGGGAGAGGTAGCGGAGGGGGGAGTCGGCGGTCCGGTCGTCGGAAGTGATGGAGGAGGATTTCTGGGCTTCCATTTTGGTGctcttagaaaaagaaaaaaaaagaacaataaaataattgaaaaaaaaatagagaggaaGTCAGGGCTATAATAGGTATTTGCTTCTGAAATGGGTCCCACGAAACTGAGTTAACATCAAAGGATTAGCCACTTAACGGACAATTTAACGGTAagttaacgaattggacctattgggtgagaaattgagagatgaagGAGTAAACTTGTCAaattaaaaggcgagggactgaagtgttttttcagTAAAAGtctagggagtaaacagtatttaacccttttttAAAAGTAGTCAATCTGCAGTCAATGCATTCAACATGATGCTGACTCGTTCTGCCCCTCCACTTGATGATCAAATGGATCTCTATCAGTGGGATCAACCAATTGCTTTAGATCGATACTTACCCACGGGCAGAAGCACAACTTATATGCAAGTTGCAAGATGCACCAAACAATTGGAGTTTGTGAAAAATATGGAATAAGAGGCAGATAACTAGTTCTAATTTTGAAAAACTTATGTAATATTATTTTTAGAAACTTACATGGAGTTCTGTAACGTTTTCATGCCTGTATTATcattttagaaaatgaaaatatgatGAAAATGCGCTCACTAACCTATTTCTCAAAATgtggaaaataaaaattgaaaatattttcaACTTTTACTCGGAGAAAATGACAACAATTTGACGTTTTCACTTTTTAATTCTCCCAGTttagaaaatatgaagaatatttgtTCACACTAAACTATCGAACacattttcaaatttgaaaaatacaATCTTGTTTTAATCggtttaaaaattatttttaaaaatctCTTCGAAGGCACGGCTTAGGGTTTTGTGATGTTGATTGAATATATATGGTAGGTGAGTTAACTTACACACATTGATGTAGAATATTGATGGACTTTCATGGccttatattgtaattattttaTATTAGGGCTAAATATTGGTTACTACCTTATAATTTGGGTCCAATTAATTTACCTCCTGAACTTCTAGTTTCATAAAAAAACACCCATATACTATTGTTTCTCGTAAATAGTTTGTGAAGTGAACATGTTAAGTTGTTGACATGGCATGCCAACTCAGCTCCTGTGGGGTCCACATACAAGGAAAAATCCCTAAATTAGCCTAGGGTCACTGTTGCCTTTGATTTAAAAATAGGAAGAAGATAAATCCTAAGCTCTCTCTGTCTTTCTTGCATCGAATCTGATATCAAATCAAACCGTGCACACATCTCAAACCCAGAAAGCCTTCCTTTTTTTGCCTTAAAGCCGCACAACCCTTCTCTGTTAACATACAAGGAACCCCAAAACAagcaaagcaaaagaagaaagaggCGGCGGTAGTACCACCGTGTTAATGGAAAAACACAGTGCCGTTTAGGAAGTTGTAGAAGCGCAGCCTCATCCCTACTTTTTTCATGTCTCCGGTCCTTCGAAATTGTGTTCGCCCAATTGGGTTTTCTCAATGTTTAAGAAATTTTGTGAAAGATGTGAAATTCATGGTCGCATAATGGGCTTTCAGATTCAATTTGGTGGTTTAGATAAAGAAAAATACTAATTTTGAAATAGGCTTGCCTTCTCAAACCGCTTCTGCAGTGTTATAAATCTTGATCACTAATTGATGATCATTGGCGGCCATGCCGCACATGTTGCTGTTGACTCCGAAGTAGTCGAAGCCGGTGGAGCATAAGGAGAAGCCATAGGTGATCGAGCTGCAGCCGGCTGCCGTGTCGTTCTCGAGGGTGTTCACGTGTGCCGACTGGCTGAATTAAGTTTTGATGACCGTTGGATCGTGGGCAGTCGCCTCATATGGGAAAGGGCTCGTAGTGTACCTGCGCTTTGCTAAGATTATTCCTATTTCAATGGTGGGGATGACATACACATTAATTTATCCCTATTTTAGTGTTTGGGGTGGAATCATAGGGGAAAAGCGAGTCAGGGCTAATTTGGGGATTTTGTCTTGCACTTGGGCCTATAGGATATGAGTTGGCATGCCACATCAGCGAGTTAACGTGTTCAGTTCACGAACTATTGACCGAATGATCTTTTTGATGAGAAAATAAtacaagggtgtttttgatgaaattagaaatccatggactaaattgattttggacctaaagtATGAGGTAGTAATCAGTAATTAGCCTTTAtaatttcactcccctttttACAAATGACACTCCCTTTCAACTTTTATGTGCTAAACTTCCCAAACTGTCCCTATTTGTTTTtcatgcttttctttttctttttgcacgCTCATCATCTCCCTTCCCTCTTTAGTTCAGCAATATCTCTTATGCTCTCTTCTCCTCAATTTCTTTACCTCCACAAGAAAAATCTCAACTTAACCtgacatttttttatttattttatctaTATTTAATCTCATTTCCTACCTTCTTCTGCTAAATAAGATTCAACTTAATTAAGACGATTCACCTAGCAAAATTCAATTGCTTAAAAATATTCACCTGTTAGCTAGCATGTTTAATACCTATTGGAGCTTTGATATTGATCCTAGAGGACCCAGACTCTGGACATGCTTATTCATACTTTGGATTCTAAGActctgttttgtatttttatcaACCACTTTATTGAGAAATGATAATTATAGTTTGTGGTCGAGAAGATGAAAAGAAGGCCACCATAACGTTTCAATTACTGTGAAATGAAGTGTGCGCGCATCAGATCTTAGTGGAAGGCTTCTAATTGTTCATAGGTTGTCATCGGTCAAAGAGAGAAGAATgtagaaggagaagagagggaCAAAAAAGaccgaaaagaaaagaagggcaATTGTGGAAATAAGAGTAACAAAAAGATAGTGGGAGTGTCATTTACAAAAAGGGTAACTCCCCTTATATTATCATCCATTAAACATGGAACTCATAACTTTGGAAACTCAAATGAGAGTCGTTTACTGTTCATCCTAGTGAGAGAAGCTCCTGCTTCTCTCTTACCCAGACTCCTTCTTCTCTGCAACAACTTTTTCTTCCCCAAATTTTCCTCACCCATGTGGTGATTCCTCACCCTCTGTGGTGATTCCTCATCCTCTGTGGTGATTCCTCACCCTAGTGGTGTTTTGATTTCCttgcttttctcttcttttgcaTCTGATTTTGTCATTACTGTTCAAATCTGTTTTTAGATCTTAGACTTGAATCTCTAAGATATAGGCTCAGATTTGTTCTCATGGTCATTCTCAGTTTTTGTTTTGCCTTTGCTCCTCAAGATGTCCAAACCGTGAACagatctccttcttcttctctaccTTGCTCTGCCATGGAAGAGCTCGAACTCCTCTGCAACCACCTCTTCAGATCTCAGGTTTCTTTGCTCAGATCTATCTTGGTTGGTTGTTGTTATCCTTTTATGCGAGATCTTCTCGTAATCGGTCAATTGGAGAATGTATGGCGGCTCTGTCCGTATCCTCACCTCCGCTGACCACCCTTGGTTACCATCCCTTGCTCACGACTTCCGTCGGAGCTCCGGAGTCGAATCTACTATGGTGGCTGCAagttggagatgaagaagaagctttgATTAGGATTTGGGTTTTTTGGGCTGCTTTGGCCTTGTTGATTTCAGTTGTTTCTTTCTTGTATGTTGATTTCTCTGGTCTTGCTTGTTCTGGCAGATGACCATGTGAATCATGCTTTGCAGACTTCGTCTGTATTGGGCTGTGTCCCTTGTACTGTTTGTTTGGCTTTGAGCCTTGTTAATTGATGCTACctttcgaccaaaaaaaaaaaaaatatggaacTCATAGTCTGCGACTGCCTGTGAATGTCTTCATAATTAGAATCAACTCGAATATTCCAAAAGTTGGTCTGCTCTACGTATTTGAAGTTGAAACCAGCTACTACTTTTAGAGAGGCAGGTATACTACTTCATTTGTAATTAATAGGCAGAAATAAATGTTATTTTAGACATAATTTCTTTAGCTAAAAATATACACCATTGATTattacttttcaaaaaaataaaataaaaaaccgaACTTTGTACGGAACCAAACTAAATTGGGTCAGTTCTATTTTAAACTCTAAAAATCAGAAAGGGTCGAACCAAACTGAAGTTAAAGTTCAGTTCTCGATTTAAGCTAAAAACTAATCCGAAAAGAACCGAACCCAAGGATGTGCATATAAAACTAGTCAAAAATAAAACAGTAACAGCCCTACATGACAAAAAAGTCGGAAGAGTTACCTTGAGTTGCACGCAGTGAACAGAACACAGACTTGTCCCCCACATGTGTAAAAATTAGCGTGAAGGAAGTCGACACGTGTAAATCCCCATGTGTCCCGACTAGCCGTTGCTGGTGAAGTCCACGTCACGTGGCCGTCTCTCACCGTCCCTTAAAACGCAGCCTCccatttgggttttttttttacctctcttCTTtgccttcctcctcctcctcctctttcctcttctctctgaTCCTCCTTGCCTTCCCAGAttcatcaaaaccctaaaatcatcaATTCAACTGTTCCGATTCAAATTCCATTCGAATTCGCTCCGCCCTTTTCAGATCTCACCCTCGCGCTTGCTTAACGGGGCTTTCTTTCGTTTCTGTCTTCGTTTCTCAGGTGAGTCTCCAACTCGTGCTGAGTCTACTCTAGGGTTTTCGATGCAATTGAAAGTTGTTTGCGTTTCGGGATGAGACGGTCTTTGATTGATGCTTTGGTGTGATGGGTCTGGAAATCGTTAATTTGATTGAAAGGGGTTTAATTGCTGAGGAAAGGAACTAAATTAATTGGAAAAGTGCCGAGTCTTTGAGATTTTTTGTGTTCCTTTCAATAAAGTTCGTAGCTTGCTTTTATCTAAATTTTGCTCAGTTCTTTTGTTAATATGTATGGTGTTAGTTAGAAAGGTGTGTTCTTTTTTGATTTGTTGATTTTTTATGGTTAGTTTTCTTGTGTATTTTGTGAGAAGTCAATGGAAAGATGTTTCCTTTTTTACTTTGTTGATGTTTCTTGGAAATGTATGGTGTTGCTTGCAGCTTGAGGGGTGAAATTTTTGGCAATTTTACGGGTAAAATTCGAGTAGCTTAGAGGGTTTTCTTGTTTAAAGTTCGAGCTCTGGGTCTCATGAGAATTGTTAGGGGAATGCAGAGATTGTTTCGCGAGGAGCAGAACGTGCTGGGCTGGAATAAATCCTTCAGCCAAGGGATTGGCGTCACTGCTCCCAAGGCCAGAACGCGTGACAAACACAACTCTAAGTTTGGGGTTTTGTGAAGGCTAGTGTGTTTGTTGAAGACTAACAGCAACGAATGCAATGACTAGGATTCTGGTTCAGCGAGGTTCCTCAAGTGGTTCTTCTTCCAACCCAAGCCGCTCTTCTTCCTTGTCTGGCTCTTCCTCGGCTTGGTCACAGCCACAGGTTAATACTCCTCAGGTCCTCTCGGCTGTGAAAGATGAGGATATTGAAGAGGAGCCACAGGAACATGTTATTGTGGATGATCCTTCAGAGAATTGTGGGAGTAGTGACAATAATGCCGTGAAAaatgatgatgttttgatggaagGCACTCATAATGATCACACTCTAAGTTCAAGTGATGAACTTACTGAAGTTGAGAGGGTTACTAAGAATGATATTGCCGGACAAGGGGAGTTGATGAACGGTTTAGGCAGTTTGACAATATCTGAAAGGGTGAAAGTTGACAGTGTGGACTCTGGTGGGGATGCTTTACAAAATGTGATTGGGAGTTCACAGCCACCACCTCCTCCTGTTCCTCCCCCAAAAATTTCTTCACCAAACTCAAATTCAAGGAGAACTGTCACAGGAAGTTCAACTGCGGTCAGGATTGGACCTTCAAGAAGAGCAGTTGCCTGGCCAGTTGTTTCAACTAGGACGTCACCAACTGGGTCACGGCCTTCTTCTCCCAGGTCTCATGGTGAAGGCGAGGGGTACAATAGTGCCGATGAGCAAGGCCCTTGCTTTGTGTCCTCCTATGACGATATGGTAAGTATCTGATCATTATGAGATCTTAAATCTGATGTCCTTTCTTTTGTGTTTTATGCCAAAAATGCCCAGTGGTTTAGGATAAAGAGAAGGTGTGGCATACGAGATTCTTTCATTCTGGTCATTTTAGTTAGGGTTATCCAAATACTTTCTTTGGTCTGCATCCCCTTTttatttgctttttttttttttttcctaatattATATATTACCAAAACTTGTTTAACATCTTCTTTGAGGAAACTGTCATGCTTATAATATTTATTCTTTTCTAGTTTAGTCTTTGGATGTTGCAACTACACCCCAATTGTTGTTATTGGATCCATTTTTAACTTGCATTCTAAATTGCCTTTGTAATTCTATTTTAGGAAAGGGAACGGCAGTTTGAAATTGATATTAGACGTGCAAAAGGGTTTGAAGTGAAAAGAATGCTGGAGGATGGCAATTGTCTGTTTCGTGCTGTTGCAGACCAGGTTTATGGGGATTCTGAAGCGTACGACTTGACTAGACAAATGTGCATAGATTATATGGTATGGTTTCGTACCTGCTTTCCTCACTGGTTTATGCTTTTAATGTCAATTTTTAGGCACTGCAGGAATACCACTTGCATACACAAATGTGCTATTTAGAAGTATATGAGAGTTTAGTACATGGCTTTTTTGACATTGTGGCTTCTTTTTTAAAATGGGGTAACTGCTTTACGGTTTTGTTCTGTAGAAATTCACAATAGCTTTGTTGGGCACATTATATGGTGTATGAGAAAAGTTCATTAATTTTATGTGGTAGATGCAGTTGCTAAATTGTTTATTCTAGTTAAttgaattattttttatatccCTTGTCAGTTGCATCTCGACCATTTGTTTTAAAAGTTCTACTTAATGCGCGGATAATGAGGAAAATAATTAGAGAAATGTATAGGAATAGTGAAATACATCGAGTAGTAGAGACAATTTCTTtcaccaagaagaagaaaaggaaatgttAGTGTTTTTGGTTCTTAGTTAATAAATGTTGGAATGCAAACTATCCATTTGTTTTGGATAACCATGCACCAGTGAATTATTATGAAGCAAAGcccatatttcttcttctttgtccgGTTACACATTTGTTTCTGAAAGTTGCATTTGGTACGTGCTTAATGTTATAACCAATCATGATTGTCAATACTACTACTTTATGTGTCCAGGAGCGCGAGAGGGATCATTTTTCTCAATTTATTACAGAAGGATTTACTTCTTAttgcaagaggaaaagaagagaCAAGGTATGTAGTTCTAACATGTTCTAATGACAGAGGGGTTGAATATGTAGCTccgtaattgttttttttttttaattggcaCGGTTACTTCCTGTGGTTTATTCTCAAAATGATGATAGTCTGGAAGTAAATGCTAATGTGAGATATATGTTGGTCGTATTCACTACCAttgtgttttaatttctttcctAAATTTGTACTTCGCATGGTCGTTGGCATAATTGGCTTAAATTCAGAGTCGAGAGAAATTTTTGTAGTACTAGTTGCTGTTATTCAATAACTGCCCCTTCGTTGGTCAAAGTTTGAGTTTTGTCCTGTAGGTGCTTGTGCGTGTTTTATAACCGATCAAAGATAGGGAGTGTCTGCATCTGGCTTTGGGGTATAAATGacttgttttttagttttagaATGTGATTAATATTTAGGTGTTTATAAGCATCTCTCTTGGTCTGGACAATGAAACATGCTGATTCATTCAATGGTTGTTACACACGCAGGATATCGTTTGCTAAATATATTCTTTAAATTTACTGGATGTATAGAAGCACAGGTTGTTTTTATGGTGTGCCCATGTTAAAGACAATTATATGTTTATGACTTTACGCCAACACTTGTGGTGTGTAATATGTAATAAATGATGAGTTTTTCCAATTAAAGAGGTAAGATGCATATGTAGAGCGTACACAGTAATATATTTGCTCGCTAGtcaatttttaatgtttttgagATCCACAATTTGTTTTTGTTAGTTAGATGCCAAATTTTCTATTCTTTAGTATAAAATGGACATTATCATTTTCATCTTAAAAAGTAATTTTCTCCAGTTTCAGTCCTGAAATGCCACAAAGAAAGCAGGTTAATCTAATTAACCATAATAGATTATAACTAATACCTTCGCAATACAACTTTTTCATACCTTCTCGATATGACTGTTTTCATACCTTCACAATATAGTTTTACTTTAGAGAGTAGATGCAATTTCCTTTCAAGACTTATTCTATTATAAAGCTTAACAACTGTGACAGATTGTTCCTTTCACAGTTTACTGGTACAGTAGTGCTCAAGTGGTTAGGAGTTGACCAGTTAAACCTTGTCATTCACACACTTGGATTCAAATCCAagagtggaaaacaaaacaattcaaatacaaaataTTTTTTCCCACCCTTGGATCTACATCCAAAGGTAATTGACCAAGGCTCTCGTGGTCAGTGCTCTCATAGCTGATAGTAGATTGTGAACGTTCACAATTTTCTCTCAGTATACTATGTGTCTAATACTCTAATTTTCAGTAACATCT
It encodes:
- the LOC112202694 gene encoding OVARIAN TUMOR DOMAIN-containing deubiquitinating enzyme 6 isoform X1 yields the protein MTRILVQRGSSSGSSSNPSRSSSLSGSSSAWSQPQVNTPQVLSAVKDEDIEEEPQEHVIVDDPSENCGSSDNNAVKNDDVLMEGTHNDHTLSSSDELTEVERVTKNDIAGQGELMNGLGSLTISERVKVDSVDSGGDALQNVIGSSQPPPPPVPPPKISSPNSNSRRTVTGSSTAVRIGPSRRAVAWPVVSTRTSPTGSRPSSPRSHGEGEGYNSADEQGPCFVSSYDDMERERQFEIDIRRAKGFEVKRMLEDGNCLFRAVADQVYGDSEAYDLTRQMCIDYMERERDHFSQFITEGFTSYCKRKRRDKVYGNNVEIQALSEMYNRPIHIYSYSIEPINIFHGSYNTDTPPVRLSYHHGNHYNSLVDPRRLTIGAGLGFSSLRGTNADKDQVKAAIKAQQDQQIDNALLAEGRFYSDLELTEKEIERMVMEASRAEYLADGTFKKQLGRRESSTSSCEPSSSGARSSGSETKPGGRDQGGQDSTLSSSMQIVLSMGFSYLQAIEAYSIFGDDVDSMVCYLLETSSSSRRKGKATE
- the LOC112202694 gene encoding OVARIAN TUMOR DOMAIN-containing deubiquitinating enzyme 6 isoform X2 — translated: MTRILVQRGSSSGSSSNPSRSSSLSGSSSAWSQPQVNTPQVLSAVKDEDIEEEPQEHVIVDDPSENCGSSDNNAVKNDDVLMEGTHNDHTLSSSDELTEVERVTKNDIAGQGELMNGLGSLTISERVKVDSVDSGGDALQNVIGSSQPPPPPVPPPKISSPNSNSRRTVTGSSTAVRIGPSRRAVAWPVVSTRTSPTGSRPSSPRSHGEGEGYNSADEQGPCFVSSYDDMERERQFEIDIRRAKGFEVKRMLEDGNCLFRAVADQVYGDSEAYDLTRQMCIDYMERERDHFSQFITEGFTSYCKRKRRDKVYGNNVEIQALSEMYNRPIHIYSYSIEPINIFHGSYNTDTPPVRLSYHHGNHYNSLVDPRRLTIGAGLGFSSLRGTNADKDQVKAAIKAQQDQQIDNALLAEGRFYSDLELTEKEIERMVMEASRAEYLADGTFKKQLGRRESSTSSCEPSSSGASSETKPGGRDQGGQDSTLSSSMQIVLSMGFSYLQAIEAYSIFGDDVDSMVCYLLETSSSSRRKGKATE